GTGTGCCAAGAAGCTACAGCAAGCTGACGGAATGGTTCTGCCCAGCCTGCTGGAATGCGGTGGGGCAGTGGTTCTGGAAGCTATGGCTATGGGACTGCCAGTAATTGCCACAAATTGGGGTGGCCCTGCCGATTATCTGGATTCCACCTGCGGGTTTTTGATTGACCCGACTTCAAAAGAAGCATTTGTGAACGAGTTAACCGACGCCATGATCAAGCTGTCCCTGTCACCTGAACTTCGGCTCTCTATGGGACGCGCAGGACTTGAGCGTGTCCAGAAGTATTTTGACTGGGAGCGTAAAGTTGACCGAATCCTGGAAATTTATCAAGAGACTTGCGCCGAAAAGCCGACACAATGTATTGGTTCAGGCAGGGCAATATAGAACTCTGAACATGAGCAAAAAGTTTTGAATGGTAAACTCTCCAAAGATAGAGATTATTTCCCCTCTCGTAATCTTTGAAGCAAGAGGGGATGAAAGGTTTTGCAGAAGCTAGAATACAAGCCAAAAAATTGGATTTTGCATCTTTCCTTAATCAAATTCACAAATGGCGGCTACCACTCTAGCTAAGTCTGCCTCGGTTAAGTCATTGTAAAACGGTAGACGGACTAAGCGATCGCTCACATCTTCAGTCACTGGACAGTCTCCTTCCTTACCGCCAAACTTCTGTCCCATTTCCGACAAGTGCAAGGGCAGATAGTGGAAAGCGCTGATGATATTCTGAGCTTTCAAGTGAGCAATCAAGGCTTGGCGCTTTTCCAGGGAAGGCATCAACAAGTAGAACATGTGATAAGCCTGCTCACAGTGGTCTGGCACAATCGGAAAGCGGATGCCATGCTTCTCGGCCCAGTCCTGAATATTTTTGTGATAATACTCCCATATTTCCTGCCGTTTCGCTTGAATCTGCTCCTGGACTTCTAGCTGAGCATACAAGTAGGCAGCGAGCATATCCGAGGGGAGATAACTCGAACCAACGTCAACCCAAGTATATTTGTCTACCTGACCGCGATAGAAGCGACTGCGGTTGGTTCCTTTCTCGCGGATAACTTCAGCTCGTTCAATATACTGGGGATCGTTAATCAGCAGAGCACCGCCCTCACCACAGTTAAAATTTTTTGTCTCATGAAAGCTCTGAGTAGCCAGACATCCAATAGTCCCTAGATACTTCCCTTTGTACTTGCCAAAAAGCCCATGGGCGTTGTCTTCAACAACCGCAATACCGTATTTTCCAGCCAATTCCATAATGGCGTCCATCTCACACCCAATCCCGGCATAGTGTACGGGGACAATAACTTTAGTACGGGGTGTGATCAGTTGTTCTAGCTTGTTCTCGTCCAAATTGAGTGTATCTGGACGGATGTCGCAGAAGACGGGATAGACACCCCGTAAAACAAAAGCATTGACTGTAGAAACAAAGGTGAAGGAAGGAAAAATGACTTCATCACCGGGCTGGAGATTCAGCAACAGCGCGGTCATTTCCAGGGCGTGGGTACAAGAAGTAGTCAGTAGCGCTTTAGAAACTCCTAAGGTCTGTTCTAGGAGAGTATGACATTTTTTAGTAAAAGGTCCATCGCCACAAGTGTGTACATTCTTGATGGCTTGTCGAATATACTCAAATTCTTTTCCAACAGCAAAAGGTTGGTTAAAAGGAATTGTAGACAAAAGTCACCTCCGCTTGCAGTTTGTTATTAGAAGTCAGCTTTTCGCTAGCATCAATAGCTTTGAGGAACGAAGCACCAAAACCGAGATTACCTAAAACTTCTCGGTAACTAACCAATTTTTTCCAAGCACCGAACTAAAGCTAGTGCACTGATTCGATGGTGGAATTTTTCGGCAACCTTTTTCCGCGATTCTTGCCTCAGTCTTAAGGACAATTCGGAGTCTTTTAAGACATTTACTATAGCATCAGCCATTTCTTTGGGTTTTTCGGGTTGTACCAATATGGCATTAACTCCGTTATCGATCAACTCAGAATTACCACCCACATCCGTTACAATTACTGGCATTTCCATTGCCATCGCTTCCATGATGGCAACTGAGATTCCTTCATTCAAACTAGCTAAAGCGAAAATATGAGCTTCTTCAATTCCCTGGCGATGTCGTTCTTCGGAAACAGCTCCAAGTAGCTCAACGTAATCGGACATTGATTGTTCTTGAATGAATTTTTCAAGCTCCTGACGATATCCACTACCACCTTTTTCGTCTTCGCCAGCAATCTGTAACCGAACGTCAAATCCCCATTCTCGAAGCAATTTTACAGTTTCTACGAGGTACTTGTGTCCTTTCACCGGGTTGAGACGCCCACAAGTGTAGATTTGGCATGGAGTACCCGCTTCCCAAGGAATATACGGGCTATTACGTTTAATTTCATCCAGATTGACGCCCACCGGAGCGATGACGACTTGTTGGGGTAGGAAACCAGCCAGTCTATCTTGAGCCACCTTGAAGAGCAGTTCAGACATGATCAGGGCAAAGGAAGCATGAGTCCATTTTTGTTCCTGATTTGGCCCATATCCTTCTAGGGTTGGACCAAGGAGTGACAAACTGTAAGTGATCCCTGACAGAATTGAAGCAAACATGGCAATGTTCGCCGCATCAGCACAGGAAGCAACATGGATGTGAGACCAGCCTTTTTTCCTCGCTAGCCAAGCAAGTTTGGCACCTATTAAAATCAGCGCCAACAGACGCAGCTTTTGAGCTAAGGATAGGTCTTTAGCTTTGGTAATAACACTGAGGCAATGGAACCAAGCAAACGGTCCTGCTCTGAGTAACTCTATCGATGCGCCAAAGAAATCTTTGATCGTAAAGGGAACTAAATAATCGGTATTCTTTTGAGCCTCTTGAGCCCATGAATGGGAGGCAATAGACTTCGGGGGGCATCGAGTAGATACCCAATCAGATTCTATGTCAAGCTCTTCTAAGGCTTGTCGCTCTCTCCATAAAAAAATATGGGTTTGTCCTGGAAATTCAGGGACGAAATATCCAATGTGTTTTTTCATAAATAAATCACTGAAATTTGTATACAGTAACCTCAGTCATCATGAAAAGAAAACTACAGTCGAAAATAGAACTCTTGCTCAAGTCAATTTTTACTACCCGGCTGTAGGACTTATCGCCCTTTTGTTTACCATTTATGCAAGAGAGCTAATGACCCTGATTAACTAACAAATTCAGAAGAGGTCGCTAGGCATCAGGATTAACCGTTAGTTCAGTTAATCATCCCAGTCAAACGCTGTTGATTAAGACTCGGAAGTCTCGACAGCATCCCGTTCTGTGCGAACCCACTTCTTTTGTCGTCGAATAATAAACGCCAGATACAGGGGAATCTTCCAAAGAATGTAGAAAGGCACGGATAAAAGTGTCTGTACCGGGAAATCTTCTCGACCAAACTTTGCCCAAGCGCTAGCGATGGAGATAAAAATGAGTTGCCCTTCTATGGCTAAAAAAATCGAGGGCATCCATGAAGCGCCCAATGTCCCCGCTAATAACGCACCTCCCATGCAAACGACCCAAATCATCACTAATAGGGAGAGGGGTGGAATACACAAATCTAGGGCAAATGCTAATAGGTCGAAACGTCCTTTCACCACAGCCGCTTTGAACAGTTTTGGTACTTGTGTCAATAGGGTTTGCAAGTGACCATGCTCCCAGCGCGTCCGTTGAGATTGGGCGGCTTGCTCCTGCTGCGGGAGACGCCCTATCACTTTTGCCTCCTGTTCAAAGACAGGAGCAAGTCCTGCGATTGCTAAATCTATAGCGAGCTGCATGTCCTCAACAATATTGCCACTAGCAAGGGTCGCCTTGGCAATGGCAGACCAAGGGAACGCCATACCCGTACCCGTTAACAAGCAGGGCAACCGCAGTTGTGCTAATCCACTGGGACGGACTAAGTTCTTCACCATAAACGCCAGCGCCGATATCGAATCCTTGGGGCCTGGGTTAGCGGGTTGTTCCATAAGGTAGGTGGCTTGAACAGGTCGTGCAACCGACGCGGCGAGACTTGCAATCCGTTCAATTGTGCCTTGCTGAACAATACAATCTGCATCAACCATCACAACCACGTCCGGGGGGTCTGCCTCGATAGACCGTAAGCCATAATCTAAGGCATACCCTTTCCCCCTTCGCTCCGGGTCGGGGTCTTGTCGTTCAATTACGATTGCCTTGGGCACTGTTTTTGTATGAGTTCCAGCTGGGGCAATTGCATCAAGTGTACGTTCGCTCAGCACTTGCTCTTGGGCAATGCCCACATTCGCTAACAGTGCAATTTGGCTTTCACAGCAGTGCTTTGCTATCGTTGCTGTTTCATCAGTACAATTATCGGCAATGACGATAAGGCGATCTTGATCCGTTAACTGAGGCAATATTGTCTCTAGCGTTGTACCAATTCCAGCCGCTTCATTGTGAGCAGGAACTAACACCGCTATTCTTGGTCGGGGTACGCTCTTCACCCATGACTCAGTTCGACCTGGTAATAAGGCTGCAATGCATTCAATAAAAAGAACCGCGATGGGAACGAGCAGTCCAAGTGCGATTACGGATAGGATGATATCAACAACTAAAAACACTGGCTGATAGTTGACAAATAAATGGATTGGCTTAGCAACAAGTCAACGGTCTAGAGCGTCTTACACCAAATTAGCCGTTTATTGTAAGAACAGACAAGACCAAAGAAACAAAAGATAGCTGGGGAACACTTCACACAAATCAAGTAATTCGTCTCACTATGTCTAGTTTTGGCCTAATTACCGCTTGATAAGAGCCTCCGTTCTTAGGTGAGCCATTAAAATTGTAACAATCTGAACTTATAACCTAAATAAACAACACCAGAGCTACTTAAAAGCTACCGTTGACATAGGCTAAGCACTACTACGGAAAGCCAGCAGAGACATCCGGAAAGATGATTTCAACGCTCGCGTAGGCTGCGTCCGCTCCAATATTATTGGAATCCTAAGTAAGGCAGAGGAAATCTGCCTAGTTGAATATTTCGGTCTAGAGAAGGCAGACGGCTGCCAGAGCTACAGGAAATGGTTACGTCAGTCAAAGCTCCAATAGCTGAGATCAGAGTGATCCTGTACTAAGTGCAGTCTTGCACAAATAACTAAGCTGCGTAACAACCAAGAGGGTACTTCACACACTTCATTCCTTTTCATGGAAACCAATAAATTGTGTGAACAAAAATTTACAAGGAGGAAAAAGAAA
The genomic region above belongs to Allocoleopsis franciscana PCC 7113 and contains:
- the rffA gene encoding dTDP-4-amino-4,6-dideoxygalactose transaminase is translated as MSTIPFNQPFAVGKEFEYIRQAIKNVHTCGDGPFTKKCHTLLEQTLGVSKALLTTSCTHALEMTALLLNLQPGDEVIFPSFTFVSTVNAFVLRGVYPVFCDIRPDTLNLDENKLEQLITPRTKVIVPVHYAGIGCEMDAIMELAGKYGIAVVEDNAHGLFGKYKGKYLGTIGCLATQSFHETKNFNCGEGGALLINDPQYIERAEVIREKGTNRSRFYRGQVDKYTWVDVGSSYLPSDMLAAYLYAQLEVQEQIQAKRQEIWEYYHKNIQDWAEKHGIRFPIVPDHCEQAYHMFYLLMPSLEKRQALIAHLKAQNIISAFHYLPLHLSEMGQKFGGKEGDCPVTEDVSDRLVRLPFYNDLTEADLARVVAAICEFD
- the epsE gene encoding exopolysaccharide biosynthesis GT4 family glycosyltransferase EpsE, with the translated sequence MKKHIGYFVPEFPGQTHIFLWRERQALEELDIESDWVSTRCPPKSIASHSWAQEAQKNTDYLVPFTIKDFFGASIELLRAGPFAWFHCLSVITKAKDLSLAQKLRLLALILIGAKLAWLARKKGWSHIHVASCADAANIAMFASILSGITYSLSLLGPTLEGYGPNQEQKWTHASFALIMSELLFKVAQDRLAGFLPQQVVIAPVGVNLDEIKRNSPYIPWEAGTPCQIYTCGRLNPVKGHKYLVETVKLLREWGFDVRLQIAGEDEKGGSGYRQELEKFIQEQSMSDYVELLGAVSEERHRQGIEEAHIFALASLNEGISVAIMEAMAMEMPVIVTDVGGNSELIDNGVNAILVQPEKPKEMADAIVNVLKDSELSLRLRQESRKKVAEKFHHRISALALVRCLEKIG
- a CDS encoding glycosyltransferase family 2 protein, which gives rise to MFLVVDIILSVIALGLLVPIAVLFIECIAALLPGRTESWVKSVPRPRIAVLVPAHNEAAGIGTTLETILPQLTDQDRLIVIADNCTDETATIAKHCCESQIALLANVGIAQEQVLSERTLDAIAPAGTHTKTVPKAIVIERQDPDPERRGKGYALDYGLRSIEADPPDVVVMVDADCIVQQGTIERIASLAASVARPVQATYLMEQPANPGPKDSISALAFMVKNLVRPSGLAQLRLPCLLTGTGMAFPWSAIAKATLASGNIVEDMQLAIDLAIAGLAPVFEQEAKVIGRLPQQEQAAQSQRTRWEHGHLQTLLTQVPKLFKAAVVKGRFDLLAFALDLCIPPLSLLVMIWVVCMGGALLAGTLGASWMPSIFLAIEGQLIFISIASAWAKFGREDFPVQTLLSVPFYILWKIPLYLAFIIRRQKKWVRTERDAVETSES